A window of Cystobacter fuscus DSM 2262 genomic DNA:
CCCGCGATGCCCAGGAGGCTGGAGAGCGCGCCCTGGAACTGACCTTGCTCGGAGGGCGGGATGCGGCTGGTCATCAGCCCCTGCGACGCCGGCGAGAAGAACCCCCACAGGGCCATCACCGGAATGCCGAGCCCGCAGAAGAGCGTGGGGGAGGGGGCCAGCGCGTAGACGGAGAAGCCCACCGCGCCGAACACCAGCCCCATCATCAACGTGCGCCGCTCGCCCAGGCGTTTGACCACGGGCCGCACGAGGCCGCCCTGCACCACCAGCGAACACAGGCCCGAGCCCGCCAGCGCGAGCCCCACGGCGCGCTCGTCCCAGCCGAAGCGGTAGCCCGCGTACAGCACGAACACGCTGGGCAGCGCGATGTGGGCCAGGTTGTTGAGGAAGTGCACGCTCACCAGCCCCAGCACCTCGGGGGTGGCGCGCAGCCGCAGCAGGGCGCCCACCGGGTTGGCCCCGCTCCAGCGGAAGGGCTTGCGCTTCTCGGGCGGCAGGGACTCGGGCAGGACGAACAGTCCGTACAGGGCATTGAGCAGGCTCAACCCGGCCGACACCCAGAAGGGCAGGCGCGGATCGATTCCCCCCAGCAGCCCGCCCAGTCCGGGCCCCAACACGAAGCCCACCCCGAACGCCGCCCCGAGCATCCCGAAGCCCGCGGCGCGCTTGTCGCTCGGCGTCACGTCCGCGATGTAGGCGCTCGCCGTGCTGATGCTCGCCGCGGTGATGCCCGCGATGATGCGTCCCGCGAACAGCCAGCCCACCGTGGGCGCCCAGGCCATGAGGATGTAGTCCAGCCCCATGCCCACGTTGGACAGCAGGATGACCCGGCGGCGGCCGTAGCGGTCCGACAACGCCCCGAGCACCGGCGAGAAGACGAACTGCATGAGCGCCCAGGCCGTGGAGAACACGCCGAAGAGCTGGGCCGCCCGGCTCGTGTCCCCGTCCATGAAGCCGACGAGGAGCTTGGGCAGCACGGGGATGATCATCCCCATCGCCAGGATGTCGAGCAGCACGGTGATGAAGATGAAGGCCAACGCGGCACGGCGTGGGGCCCCGGATGCGAGGGGAGCGGTCATGGGCGCCCCCGTCCTATCACTTCTGATCGTTTCCATGCTCGGCGGGGCACCCATCTTGCGAAGCCTCGGCGGGGGCGATACAGCTAGGAGCGTGATTGCCCGGTTCGCCGCACTCCTCCTCGCCCTGCTCATCTCGGGGCAGGCCGCCCTCGCGGGCGGAAGTGAGCGGGTGTGCCGCTACACCGGCCGTCGCGTCGCCCCATGCGCGGCGTGTCCCGGCAAGAAGCAGGTACAGGACGCACGGCTGCTCGCCCAGGACTGCTGCGAGCTGCGCCAGGGTCATCCCGTGGACATGGCTGGCCGCCTGCCCTTCGTCGACGCGCAGGTCCAGGTCCACTGGGTGGAGCTGCCCGAAGGCATCGACTGGGCGGCTCCCTCGCCTCCCGAACAGCCGGGGCTCCGCTTGCGCTCCGGGCACGACCCGCCTCCGCGCGAGCGGTTGTTCCTCTCCCTGCGTCAGTTGTTGATTTGAGCCGGTCTCCGACTCCGTCTCCGTGAGGGCCTCGCGCCACTCCGGACACGCGAGGCGTGCTTCCAGAAACCGTTGCTCAACCCATCTCTTTCGCGGAACACATTCCATGTCTCTTTCGATGAAGCTGCTGACCGGCGCCCTGGCGCTCGGTCTGTCCGCGTGCGCCCTGGGCGCCGCGGAGCGTGCCCCTTCCTTGCTGGATCCCTCCAACCCCGCGGCGTCCGAGTCCCCCATGCGGGCCATGCTCGCCCTGCACGGCTCGCCCGCCGCCGCTCCTCCTCCCGCCACGCTGTCCCAGGCCGAGCCCCCCCCGGATGCCGGAACGCCGTCCAAGGATCTCTACGTGTGTCCCATGCACCGGGACGTCACCTCGCACGAGCCGGGACGCTGCCCGAAGTGCGGGATGAAGCTCGTGCTCCAGGCCCCTCCCGCGCCGAAGGAGAGCGCCTCCCGGGAGGCGCCGGCGCCGGGCGCGTCCTCCATGCAGGGTGGTTCCCCATGAACCGCCTCCTGCTCACGGCGGCCGTCTGCCTGTCCGCCATGGGCTGCGCGACGATGTCTCCCGAGCGGGGACACGCGGAGCTCGGAGCCCTGGTGCAGGAGCGGGTGCAAGTGTCCACGGGCTGGGAGAAGGGCACGCCTCCGGCCGAGGCCGTGCGCGAGCGCGTCCACGCCCTCCTCCAGGAGGGACTCACGCGCGAGGAGGCCGTGCGCCTGGCGCTCGTGAACAACCCGGGGCTCCAGGCCTCCTACGAATCGCTCGGCGTCTCCCAGGCGGACATGGTGGAGGCGGGGCTGTTGCGCAACCCCACGCTGGGCGCGGCGGTTGGCTTCCCGAACACGCCAGGTGTCGGCCCCCGCCTCGAGTTCTCCCTCGTGCAGGAAGTGCTCGATCTCTTCATGCTCCCGGCGCGCAAGCAGATCGCCCGGCAGCAGTTCGAGGCGGACGTGCTGCGCACCGCCCATGAGGCGCTGGCCGTGGTGGCCGAGACGCGCGAGGCCTATACGGCGGTCCAGGCGGCCGACAAGCTGCTGCGCTACCAGACGCAGCTCGTGGCCGTCTTCTCGGCCGCGGCCGAGCTGGCGCGGATGCAGCACGAGGCGGGCAACATCCCCGAGCTGGATCTCTCCCTCGCGCGCGCCGCCTGGCAGGAGGCCCGCGTGGGCCTCGCCCGGGAGGAGCTGGCGCTCGTGGAGAGCCGGGAGCGGTTGAACCGGATGCTCGGGCTGTGGGGCGGGGACACGGAGTGGACCGTGAGCGAGCCCCTGCCCGAGCCGCCCGCCGAGGAGCCCTCCCTGGAGCACCTGGAGCGGCTCGCGATCGAGCGCCGCCTGGACATCGACGCCGCGCGCAAGGACGTGGCGTTGATGGAGAAGGGCGTCTCGCTGGCGCGCGGCTCGCGCTTCTTCGGCACGGTGGAGGTGGGCGTGGACGCCGAGCGTGAGTCGGACGGGCTGCGCCTCATCGGCCCGAGCCTCGTGTTGGAGCTGCCCCTGTTCAACCAGCGGCAGGCTCTCATCGGCGGGCTGGAGGCGCGGCAGCGCCAGGCCGAGCGGAAGCTGGCGCAACTGTCGGTCGATGCCCGCTCCGAGGTGCGGCAGCGGAGGGCGGCGCTGCAGACGGCACGGCGGTTGGTGGAGCACTACAAGATGGAGTTGTTGCCCGTGCGCCGGCGGGTCGTGGAGCAGTCGCAGCTCCAATACAACGCCATGGTGTTGAGCCCGTTCCAACTCCTCGAGGCCCGACAAGAGGAGGTGCGGACGTATCGGGAGTACGTGGAGACGCTGCGGGATTACTGGAACGCCCGGAACGCCCTGGAGAACGCGGTGGGTGGCCGGCTGACGGACGACGTGGGAGAGAAGCGATGAGCGAGACGAAGGGATTGAGCCGGCGGCGCTTGCTCGTCGCCAGTAGTCTGGGCATGGCCGGGACCACGCTGTTGTCGGCCACGCGGGCGCGGGCCCAGGAGCCGTTCTCCGGGACGCCGGCGCGCGAGGGCTCGGCGGCGGACACGGGCAGGCCCCAGGCGAGCGGCAAGCACCTGCCCCCGGGGCGGCCCGGTCGGGACTACACGCCGGTGGTGGTGCCCAACGGGACGAAGCTGCCCTGGAAGCTGGTGGACGGCGTGAAGGTCTTCCACATGGTGGCCCAGGAGGTGGAGCACGAGTTCGCGCCGGGGCTCCAGGCGCGGTGCTGGGGCTACAACGGCCGCGTGCATGGTCCGGTCATCGAGGCGGTGGAAGGCGATCGCGTGCGCTTCTACGTCACCAACCGGCTGCCCGCGCCCACCACGGTGCACTGGCACGGGCTGCTCCTGCCCAATGGCATGGATGGAGTGGGGGGCCTCAACCAGAAGGCCATCGCCCCCGGCGAGACGTTCAAGTACGAGTTCACCCTGCGTCAGTCGGGCACGCTGATGTACCACTCGCACCACGACGAGATGACGCAGATCGCCCTGGGCATGACGGGCATGTTCATCGTCCACCCCCGCCAGCCGCCGCGGGGGCCGAAGGTGGACCGGGACTTCGCGCTGATGCTGCACGAGTGGCGCCTGGACCCGGGGGCCCGGCGGCCCAACCCCAACGAGATGACGGACTTCAACCTGCTGACGATCAACGGCAAGGCCTTCCCGGGCACGGCGCCGCTGG
This region includes:
- a CDS encoding multicopper oxidase family protein, which translates into the protein MSETKGLSRRRLLVASSLGMAGTTLLSATRARAQEPFSGTPAREGSAADTGRPQASGKHLPPGRPGRDYTPVVVPNGTKLPWKLVDGVKVFHMVAQEVEHEFAPGLQARCWGYNGRVHGPVIEAVEGDRVRFYVTNRLPAPTTVHWHGLLLPNGMDGVGGLNQKAIAPGETFKYEFTLRQSGTLMYHSHHDEMTQIALGMTGMFIVHPRQPPRGPKVDRDFALMLHEWRLDPGARRPNPNEMTDFNLLTINGKAFPGTAPLVVKKGQRVRIRLGNLGPMDHHPIHLHGYQFRITETDGGRVPESAQWSDTTVLVPVGSTRGIEFVADEPGDWAMHCHMTHHVMNQMGHGMPNLIGLKPEGFDEKVRELLPDYMTMGHTGMGEMEDMGMAVPANSIPMVGGKGRYGGITMGGMFTVLKVREQLDGYGDPGWYDNPVATLASTAQKADMLRDGIDVNADPGFTDGGA
- a CDS encoding TolC family protein — encoded protein: MNRLLLTAAVCLSAMGCATMSPERGHAELGALVQERVQVSTGWEKGTPPAEAVRERVHALLQEGLTREEAVRLALVNNPGLQASYESLGVSQADMVEAGLLRNPTLGAAVGFPNTPGVGPRLEFSLVQEVLDLFMLPARKQIARQQFEADVLRTAHEALAVVAETREAYTAVQAADKLLRYQTQLVAVFSAAAELARMQHEAGNIPELDLSLARAAWQEARVGLAREELALVESRERLNRMLGLWGGDTEWTVSEPLPEPPAEEPSLEHLERLAIERRLDIDAARKDVALMEKGVSLARGSRFFGTVEVGVDAERESDGLRLIGPSLVLELPLFNQRQALIGGLEARQRQAERKLAQLSVDARSEVRQRRAALQTARRLVEHYKMELLPVRRRVVEQSQLQYNAMVLSPFQLLEARQEEVRTYREYVETLRDYWNARNALENAVGGRLTDDVGEKR
- a CDS encoding heavy metal-binding domain-containing protein, whose translation is MSLSMKLLTGALALGLSACALGAAERAPSLLDPSNPAASESPMRAMLALHGSPAAAPPPATLSQAEPPPDAGTPSKDLYVCPMHRDVTSHEPGRCPKCGMKLVLQAPPAPKESASREAPAPGASSMQGGSP
- a CDS encoding TCR/Tet family MFS transporter: MTAPLASGAPRRAALAFIFITVLLDILAMGMIIPVLPKLLVGFMDGDTSRAAQLFGVFSTAWALMQFVFSPVLGALSDRYGRRRVILLSNVGMGLDYILMAWAPTVGWLFAGRIIAGITAASISTASAYIADVTPSDKRAAGFGMLGAAFGVGFVLGPGLGGLLGGIDPRLPFWVSAGLSLLNALYGLFVLPESLPPEKRKPFRWSGANPVGALLRLRATPEVLGLVSVHFLNNLAHIALPSVFVLYAGYRFGWDERAVGLALAGSGLCSLVVQGGLVRPVVKRLGERRTLMMGLVFGAVGFSVYALAPSPTLFCGLGIPVMALWGFFSPASQGLMTSRIPPSEQGQFQGALSSLLGIAGLMGPGLFTQTFAYAIAPERAIHQPGAPFLCAALLLMFALGLAMRVTREREQAVLTTPGPLA